The Sporosarcina ureae genome includes a region encoding these proteins:
- a CDS encoding STAS domain-containing protein: MATITQLENGIVLITLAGELDNHEANQIREEVSTAIFTGKTRAIIWDLYQLGFMDSAGIGLILGRMRDLVPVNGETLILNPSPTMQKLFQFSGLGDVVRICTVEEAIDEIGGVVHEK; the protein is encoded by the coding sequence ATGGCAACTATTACACAACTGGAAAATGGCATTGTCCTAATCACGCTAGCAGGAGAACTCGACAACCACGAAGCCAATCAAATTAGAGAAGAAGTATCTACTGCTATATTCACAGGAAAGACGCGTGCAATAATCTGGGACCTCTACCAACTAGGCTTCATGGACAGCGCGGGAATCGGACTTATACTCGGCAGAATGCGCGATCTAGTCCCTGTAAACGGAGAAACGCTCATATTGAATCCATCTCCGACAATGCAGAAGCTATTCCAATTTTCGGGTCTTGGTGATGTCGTCAGAATATGTACAGTCGAAGAAGCAATCGACGAAATCGGAGGGGTTGTACATGAAAAATGA
- the spoIIAB gene encoding anti-sigma F factor — protein sequence MKNEMTLSFLAIEQNEALARMALTCFIAPLDPTLDELSEFKTIVSEAVTNAIIHGYECDGKSMVKVHATIDDRSVKMTVTDEGMGIFDIEQAMEPMFTTKPQMERSGMGFTIMESFSDGIRVDSTLGNGTIVTFEKNFSPVTEVSRMR from the coding sequence ATGAAAAATGAAATGACCTTGTCGTTTCTAGCGATAGAACAAAATGAAGCACTTGCCAGAATGGCGCTCACCTGTTTTATTGCACCATTGGATCCGACATTGGATGAACTTTCGGAATTTAAAACAATTGTTTCGGAAGCTGTTACTAATGCCATTATCCACGGTTACGAATGCGACGGTAAAAGTATGGTGAAGGTCCATGCGACAATTGATGACCGCTCAGTAAAAATGACGGTAACAGATGAAGGAATGGGAATTTTCGATATAGAGCAAGCGATGGAGCCGATGTTCACAACCAAACCACAAATGGAGCGCTCCGGTATGGGCTTTACCATCATGGAAAGTTTCTCGGACGGTATCCGTGTAGATTCTACCCTTGGAAATGGGACAATCGTGACATTTGAGAAAAATTTTTCTCCGGTCACAGAAGTAAGTAGAATGAGGTGA